Proteins co-encoded in one Cytophaga hutchinsonii ATCC 33406 genomic window:
- the gap gene encoding type I glyceraldehyde-3-phosphate dehydrogenase, with translation MKVAINGFGRIGRISYRALLKKKNIEVVAINDLTDTKTLAHLFKFDSSHGVFDGEVSYDAENLIINGKKVKVLSVKNPADLPWKALGVDVVLESTGFFTEKEKAEAHITAGAKKVIISAPATGDLKTIVLGVNDNILDGSETVISNASCTTNCLAPMVKVLEDNFGIESGFMNTIHAYTSDQRLQDAPHKDLRRARSAALSIIPTSTGAAKALGLVIPSVQGKLNGTSLRVPVPVGSITDFTATLKRTVTKDEINAAFKKAAEEGSLKGYLAYSEDPLVSVDIVGNPASSIFDSELTMVQGNNVKVFGWYDNEFGYSNRTADLIELVGKQIKA, from the coding sequence ATGAAAGTAGCTATTAACGGCTTCGGTAGAATCGGAAGGATTTCTTACCGGGCATTATTAAAAAAGAAAAACATAGAAGTTGTTGCGATCAATGACCTGACAGATACTAAAACGCTCGCACACCTGTTCAAATTTGATTCCTCGCACGGGGTATTTGACGGAGAGGTAAGTTATGATGCAGAGAACCTAATCATTAATGGTAAAAAAGTAAAAGTGCTATCCGTTAAAAATCCTGCTGACCTGCCATGGAAAGCCTTGGGTGTTGACGTTGTATTGGAATCAACGGGCTTCTTTACTGAAAAAGAAAAAGCTGAAGCACACATTACAGCCGGTGCAAAAAAAGTAATCATCTCTGCTCCTGCAACCGGTGATTTGAAAACAATTGTATTAGGCGTTAACGACAACATTCTGGATGGCAGTGAAACCGTTATTTCAAATGCATCTTGTACAACCAATTGTTTAGCGCCAATGGTTAAAGTATTGGAAGACAATTTTGGGATTGAAAGTGGTTTTATGAATACGATACACGCATACACATCCGACCAGCGTCTGCAGGATGCGCCGCACAAAGACCTGAGACGTGCCCGTTCAGCAGCGCTGTCTATTATACCAACCAGTACAGGAGCTGCTAAAGCCTTAGGACTTGTGATCCCATCGGTACAAGGGAAATTAAATGGCACGTCGTTACGTGTACCTGTTCCAGTTGGTTCAATCACAGACTTTACTGCAACATTAAAAAGAACGGTAACTAAAGACGAAATTAATGCAGCGTTCAAAAAAGCAGCTGAAGAAGGAAGTCTGAAAGGATACTTAGCGTATTCGGAAGATCCTTTGGTATCCGTTGATATTGTTGGCAATCCGGCATCCAGTATCTTTGACAGTGAACTAACAATGGTACAGGGAAATAATGTTAAAGTATTCGGCTGGTACGACAACGAATTCGGTTATTCAAACCGCACGGCAGATTTGATCGAACTGGTAGGAAAGCAGATCAAGGCCTAA
- a CDS encoding TetR/AcrR family transcriptional regulator, protein MSGRPKIFNEEEVINKAIDVFWKYGYEASSTEILLEAMGIGKSSFYLEFKGGKRELFERAMQQRSRLAVESLEKGFKEAGNKIDHLKSLFYSIADTKSVRHKNGCLLGNTIAELSNRESGLTDVAASLLLKLEQVFLKVIKECQANGTLKTKEKPEMLAKYLLSVWNGLNISVRVYSNKKVLIPLIEKQLEILQ, encoded by the coding sequence ATGTCCGGCAGGCCTAAAATATTTAATGAAGAAGAAGTTATAAACAAAGCTATTGACGTGTTTTGGAAATATGGCTATGAAGCTTCTTCAACCGAAATACTGCTGGAAGCAATGGGCATTGGCAAGAGCAGTTTTTACCTGGAATTTAAAGGCGGAAAGCGCGAACTGTTTGAACGCGCAATGCAGCAACGGAGCCGACTTGCTGTAGAAAGCCTGGAAAAGGGATTTAAAGAAGCAGGGAATAAAATCGACCATTTAAAATCGCTTTTCTATAGTATAGCTGATACAAAATCAGTGCGACATAAGAATGGCTGTTTGCTGGGTAACACCATAGCAGAGCTTTCCAATCGGGAGAGCGGTCTTACAGATGTTGCAGCTTCGCTTCTACTAAAACTTGAACAGGTGTTCCTGAAAGTGATAAAGGAATGCCAGGCTAATGGTACACTTAAAACAAAAGAAAAGCCGGAGATGCTGGCAAAATATTTACTTTCCGTGTGGAACGGTTTAAATATTTCGGTGCGTGTGTATTCAAACAAAAAAGTACTGATTCCTTTGATCGAAAAACAATTGGAAATTCTTCAGTAG